The following proteins come from a genomic window of Panthera leo isolate Ple1 chromosome E2, P.leo_Ple1_pat1.1, whole genome shotgun sequence:
- the CCL22 gene encoding C-C motif chemokine 22 codes for MASLKILFLAVLVLLAMTLQATEAGPYGANVEDSVCCRDYFRHPLPSRMLKYFYWTSDSCRRPGVVFLTVRDREICADPRLPWVKKILQKMNP; via the exons ATGGCCAGCCTGAAGATTCTGTTCCTGGCTGTCCTTGTCCTCCTTGCCATGACACTTCAGGCAACTGAGGCAg gccccTATGGCGCCAACGTGGAAGACAGCGTCTGCTGCCGAGACTACTTCCGCCACCCCCTGCCCTCTCGTATGCTGAAGTATTTCTACTGGACTTCAGACTCCTGCCGGAGGCCCGGCGTGGT CTTCCTTACGGTCAGGGACCGGGAGATCTGTGCTGACCCCAGGCTGCCCTGGGTGAAGAAGATTCTGCAGAAGATGAACCCATGA